The segment GTACCTGTTTAGACTAGATCGCCAGgggaattatttattttacaaatttaacTTTGGATTGTTGAAActctttataatataaaaatctcaTGGATTTCCTTTTATCTCTAGTTTTCTTAATCTTCTACATGTTTTTAACCATATGGGGATCAAGGGTCCTCTACTTCGGTGTTAGAGTAAATGTGCGCACGGTCCGCTGGTTTGGGTCTTGATCAGGAGCGTGATACCAACATATCCATGCTACTAAAAAAGATGGTAGTAAACCGTCACTTAAGATAGCTACAAGTCATCATTTCAAAAAACCTACAATCCTTATCAGATAGGTGCATCTCAATGTATCTCAATCTCAATCTATTAAGAACTCTTATTACATTATGCTCAATACCCCTTGCCATCACCAAAAAGTCAACCTTATCATCAACATGACACCTCAAACCCATTATAACAACCAAATCCAAAGGACTAACTCAATTTTATACGCATTTCTTACTAAAATCCTCAATGGCCATCACACAAAtgttgtcacaacccaaaaacGGATATGATGGTACTCATCTTATTCCACCAAGTCAAGTTAGCCTAagaccaaatatctaacaaagcaATCCAACAATAATTTCTAATATGAAAACAATTCCACTTAATTTAATCCCCAAAaacaggttgtcacgtgcacaagcctctaatgtaaatattagaattgaaataaaatacgagtctaaaatgaagttgtcttccaagtaaaaataaaatcataaactggagtaggaaagttcgctgagatgacaaacaactacctcataatcctccacaagatgcctcggaaacgaagagaatggaaggtatcaccAAAATcagggctcgtaacctacaaaaattgtagaagcaaggggtgaatACCAAACcagcggtacccaacaagcaaacctctaaacacaagttaagggaACAAAATACAGGTACTCCTTACCCCCTATCTGAACCTCCACGCTAtaaacaactcacagtttacaaaacacacaactcaataaccacactttATTAGTTTACATATTCTCAATAACagctcaatattcaacaatcacaattttcacagagaaacactactaagatcagcaaaacacgtattcaagttcatcaataataaaaatgtgttatgtcatgagatgcaatgtcaagtatagtgattcATGTCTTCCCTAATGATACACACATGTTGTCTCTCAgtctgggacccatgggggacatatctttccatgcatctgtcgcggcacACGACACGATCCTCGATTATTGTAAACGTCGCGGTGTGCGATACATccctaaaaatataatatccatcgcggcacACGATAcaaccctcgaaatggtacatcctcttatcaTCTAACTTTTATTAAAACCATGTCTCAGATGcaaaatgacatgctcaaatgaaaatgaggagataaccattttgatatcaaaacacaatttacaacaaggaatacaataccaacaaataagcaacaagtctccaaatcattctcgacaccacacaaggaaatacatgaatttcatatgcttaacaagagtttagaaatccacttgccttagtcaatcaaataattattcttggacttgagccttccctgtCCTTTGAGCTTCCGAATCtatggaatctattcaagtatatattcacaataaggtttcagaactaacaacactcacacttttatgtgtttaatcttAACCTTAAAAATccacccaaatttataatcaggTTTGTAGTTCTTGATGCcaattaacatttcaactatcaaaaccccaaatgatatttatataatactatagatctaatatttaatttccgatctcaatatattaaaacttaACTCATAATGTGATAAgattaagaaattaaattaaattatctatcatCCACGGAAAAACACCGCCTTGAGCCTAAGACTACTTCTGTCCTCACTGTACTAACCACACATAATGTAGCAATCACTACCAAAGTATTTGCATTAAATTTAGTCATAAAATTTTCCCAGGAGACACGTTCATGAACAAACCATTATTTTCCTCACATTATAGCAtgtatgacattttttttttctttgattgttttttttctttgttcagCAATACACACTAAATTATCTATATAATCAAAGAAACCAAATGATCACAATTAAGCATTAAATACCTATTAACAACtgattcaaatattttcaaaattttcaactatTCACGTGATttgttattcaattttttagaCTCAAATATGCAATCTATCACTTGttattatacacatatatataattacctATATAACATTgctatatacacacatatatgtgCGGCAATCAAGGAACTAGAAGCAAAGGAAACTTACATGAAGTAGTTCGTAAGCTGCAAGTGCAGAAACCCTTCGCCCTTTTTTTCCCTATTTATTTCTGAATTATTTATGTACTAAAAGTGGTGAATTTTACccacttattttattaaatataggctAAAGGGTATAAGGTCTTGaaaaaattatcactttagcccataaactattaatttaatcatttatctataattattcatccattaattaactcaagttaaacaaatattcaaaatttccaaaaatgaccttctgggtcattacattatccaccactaaaaatcatgttcgtcctcgaacataaagtaaaagaaagtacctaaagcttcaaaaagttgaggatatctggaATGCATGTCAGACTctgtctcccaagttgcttccCTTACTGAacggtgcttccattgcaccttcactAAAACAAGctccttggtcctaagctttcggGCATGCCTATCCAATATAGCTATATGCTCCTCCTCATATGTCAAGTCTAGATCCAACTCTACAGAGTCAAGTGaaagcacatgagattcatccggaatatacttccaaagcatagagacatggaaaacaggatgaactcCCAACAAACTAGGTGGaaaggccaacttataggccacctctcccactcggctcaaaatctcaaaaggtccaatgcACCTAGATCTAAGCTTGCCTTCTTTCCAatcctcatcacacccttcatgggtgatactcggagccaaacatgatcaccctccataaacactaaggctctaactctccggtctgcgtaactcttctgtcgactctgagctgtcaataatctatactgaatcatacagacttgctccatagcatctctaagaAAGTCTGTATCCAAAAAGTCCATCTCcaccgaatcaaaccaaccaatcggagACCTACACTGTCTTCCATACAACGCCTCAAATGGGGacatctggatactagagtgataattGTTATCATAGgtaaactccgctaagggtaaatgtcgatCCCATCTATCTGCGATGTCGATCCCATCTATCtctgaaatcgatcacacacgcttGGAGAATATCTTCCAAAACCTGAATCatccgctcagactgaccaaCTGTCTGAGCGTGAAAGTCtatactcatatctaactgagtacccagaccatgttgtaatgccttccaaaagtgagaagtaaatagtgaatctcgatctgatatgatagaaataggaactccatgtagtcgcacaattTGACTGATATATAGCTCGACTAACTTTTCTGTCGTATACTTCATCcgaaccggaatgaagtgggcatacttggtcaacctatcaacaacaacccaaatagagtcataaccacccactgtggtaggcaaacccacaacaaagttcatagtaatccgctcccacttccaagtaggaataggcatcctctgagatacacccccgggccgctggtgctcacacttaacctgctggcaagtcaaacacctagAAACAAAGTTTGAAATATCTCTCGTCATCCCACACAaccagtaatgctgactcaaatcatgatacattttcgcCGCCCTCGGATGGATGGAAAAtcgagaacaatgggcctcctcaagaattaatctaatcaaatcgcctgtTTTAGGCACACAAATCCTGCCTCCGATCCTTAAGACGCCATTAGGATCAAGGACAACCTCCTTGGCTTCCCatctcaatactttgtctcgaatgatACATaacttctcatcatcaaaatgGTGTGCACGGAtctgctcgactaaagaagatcgagcctcaataaaaaCAATCATCCCATCACTGTCCTCTGAAATCTGCAatcggacaagactgttagctaacatcagaacatctctagccaatggtctctccttaatactaagagatgcaagactccccatgctatgagtcttcctactcaaagcataggccacaacattggccttccccggatgatacaaaatggtcacatcatagtccttcagcaactcaatTATATGTTGCTTTATCTCGAGCTAAAAAATCTAACTCCGTCAAAGTATTGATCAGACCGACTACGGTTCAAGACGAAGACCATACAACTTATAATATTGTTTACAATGAAATTATGCAAAAAGCCTTCTCATGACATCCAAGTATGTTGCATACATTTTTAATATTCTCTATCTTCTCATACCTTAGATATTAGGTCTTTCTCTGATGACTTATACgaatatatataattctattcttatttaattttttggtcaTTACAGATTAttcccatatggcacatagactTACCATAAACTCTATCACTCCAAATACACAAGATTGGCTATGCAAAATCCAGGTTGTTGATAAATTTCCTCCCAGGGACACCAaagataaaatgaagaaatatcaGCTGCTTCTCTTACAGGATGAAAAGGTTAATTCTATCATGTGTACCTCTTTGTTTAATCAACATTCTTTACTATTTTGGCTGCCTATAATGTTTAACTAATGTTTATCTGTATGTGGTTTCTattgaaatacaagataaaatgTCATTTACTAATTTACTTCGATGTTATCTGTACAGAATCTGATAGTTTTTGTTTGACATTTGCTTATGTATGTGCACATAACCTCTGCTTCTTTAACCTGTCATAACCTTCACGTTCTACCAACTGTTTCACCCTTCTGTATTTCTGTTTACCAGTGAACATCAGCATATACAAAACTCCCATTTTTACATATCTCCAATCCATCTGTGCTTCTGTATGCACACTATTTACATATTCTTACAAAAGTTTGTTTCTATATGTAGCAGTTATCGTACCATTCTTAATTGATATTGTCCCTATGCGATAttgtaatgaaaaaaaaaaccttgaCGTCGCTAAAATTTCAGACAAGGATATGTACATACTACACCTGTTATTGGCAAAACTGATTGAAATTTGTGGAGGCATTTCGCATTACATTTTCtgtattaatataaaatatgtattattgttgttaaaatACGTAAACAAAGAGAATAGTTTTTGGTTAATTTTCTGTGTATTGCTCTTGTGAAATAACTTTTACATTTATACAGGTAAGATGGAAAGAAATACGGAACCAGATAAGGAAAATGGTTGTATTCAATTTGCTGAAATACACCTCTATTGTGTCTATCCCTTGTTTCATAGAGGTTGCTTTTGTGTTCAGATCATAGATCTGCAATTCATCTCTGCCGCTACTGAGTAGAGTTTCGATGCCTTTCCATAAGTCTCGGGCAGTTTTGTAGTCCAAGAATTGATTCACGAGGTCTCCGTCAATATTCTCGATGATCCATGAAATGACCATCGAATCTTTTTGAGCCCATTGCTGGTATTCTGGATTATCTGGTGAAATGGGGTTGACGATGATGTGATTGAGTCTTCCCCGGCCACCAATTGCTATCTGCATCAGTTTACACCATTTGGTGTAGTTGGTGAAGTTCAATTTTTCCGCGACTCGCACTGTTTGTGAAGTCCCTGGTTCGATGTTGgttgaatttttgttgagtGTTTGGAACATTTGAAACAGTTGCTGCATATGTTCCATAGAAATAAGCTGGTTTGGATTTTCCGGTGGGTTTTCCGATGGGTCTTCCATTTCGGTAGATCCCGGTAGATGATGAGTACGGAAAAAAAAACGTCGAAGATCGACCttatggctctgataccatgttaaaatACGTAAACAAAGAGAATAGTTTTTGGTTAATTTTCTGTGTATTGCTCTTGTGAAATAACTTTTACATTTATACAGGTAAGATGGAAAGAAATACGGAACCAGATAAGGAAAATGGTTGTACCGAATATATTACTAACATAATTAGTCTATTTTGTTTCTATAATTATTTTGCTAAATATGGATATTTTCTACAATTGTTTCTGTTGAAATTTAGTCATACGAATAGCTGAATGGTCTGTTATCTTAATAGAGATGGTTGTACTTCATCTGATATTTATTGTCTTATCTGCCACAAAATAGCACAAAAAGAAAACTATTCTCTTAATATCAGTCGTATATTAGGTAAGACGTCATTATCTGtctaaacatattttaaaatccCCTTTATATTTTAACGTAAAAAAAAACTCCCCTAGCAAGTACAGCTCCTGGATGTAGTCATCCTTTCTTTTCATTACTTATCAATTTTcattagttaaattattttgaccTTTTGCAAAGCATTAATTGAATAAAAACTCTTCATGCAGGAACATCAAATTTTGGCAACCATATGGAATGCTGATATAACACAATTTGCAAATCATTTTAAGCCCTTCCAAACGTACTTGCTGTCAGTGGTACGTGTTAAAGAGTCAACTTACGAATATGCTGCTTCTTTCAACAATTCACCTGGACAATCGATAAAAATGCTATTCTTGAACCAATTGAAAAAGTCAGCCCCCCCAGAAAGTCCACTGCCTCCTCCTGCTCGATTAGTTGTCACACCTTTTGATGCTTTTGATCAACAAGCAAAAGACGCTGAATTCGGTACTTACAAAATTGTCATCACTATATTTTCTGCAATCATGCTCAACTCATTAATTACAATCTCTAATTATATGCAGATGTTCTTGCGCTACTGATCAATGCCGCCCTCCAAGTTTTGCGGCCAATGGACAGAGAATCCTAGAATTTATCATCATGGATAGTCTGTAAGTTCATACATTCAAATGTACACAATTGTAATGTTGTTAACAAAATCAATCCTGCGAATCTTATAACAAAATTTGAACAGGCGGAAGATAGAAggcttttgttctttttttttccgtAGTGCATGTCATCAATTTTGATATCTCTGTTCCGCTTTCTATCAACCCATTAATTATGCTGTAAACGTGAGAACAGAGATTGTTTTGGCCTAAAATCTTTAGCAGGAGTAAAAGATGTTCATGACCTGCATGTTTGGGCCATCAATACAGGGAAAATTGTTTTATCCTGTCACGTTGTAACTGAGCCAGGAGTCAACCAGTATGAAACTATTCAGAATGTTAGGGAATATTGTGACACCACATACAGAATTAACCGTTCAAGTTGAACAGGTTCATTGTAGATTGTATATATTGCCCGCTTAATCTCTCTTTCCTCTATATCTCTCTCTTGTGAGTATAGCATAGATGTGAATGTACTTTGTAGTCTTTGTTTTCTTGATAgcataattattttagtaaacCTTTAGCTAGAGTGCTGACTGCCAAAACATAATTTGAGAATTTAGATGTTTTTTTACCCCAGATTTCTGCTATGCTTTCGAGTTTTCTAAGGTCCAAGACATTAAAGTTCTAATTTTTTCCCATATCATTTCCATTTTAAGGATGACTCTATAGTGCCTTTTGCAATTTTGAGAGGCCACACCTTTTAACCAAGTTGTCAGCCGTCCACTATGTGACTTTCAACTTCTCCCTCGTAGGGGAATATTTTTGTTTCTGCtttctttcttcaatttttttaatcggACAAAATACCCATTGGTATTACCTGGTTGTCCACTTTACAAATTAGTGCTTTAGTTCTACTGTATGTACTAAGCTTAGAAAATGTCTTCTATAGATGTTTGTTTCCGAGCAAGCTCCCTCATATTACTCTTACCACTCCGATGTTAGCACGTCCATGATAAGCATTGTGAATCATTCGAAGCCTAGAGTTACAAATCAATTCAgcgttttaaaaaaatataaaattaagctCTCCATATGATGAATGCTGTGAGGAAATGGCGCCTACAAACTCCAGATACAATAGGTGCTAAGACAGAGAATTAGTTATCACATAAATCCATCAACACCTTAATGAACTTATCATCCATTCTATAAGTTTTCCTCTTCATGATGTTGGAGTTTTTGCTGTCAATTCTCTAACTAAGCTTGAAACCACTCAGTTAATATTTCCCTGTATAGGGTAAGGTGTAACACATGaatcataatatttaatttgctCTGTTTTTTCCAGCCAAGTGTTTCCCCGAGTAATCTAACAGTGTTGGACATAAAGTTCCGTGCTTCCTGCTTTTCCTTCCGATTAAAGTATTTGCAGGAGAATCACAGATTTAACTTAGATGTCAACTAAGGAATAtgttaaagtaaaataaaacaatttaacattttttttcttatcaaaagatgttgaagtaatttattttaggaATTTCCCTCATGGATGGGCTTGACAGAAGAACTGGGAGCTATTCTTTTTTATTGAAGAGAGCACTTCATATAGTACTTACAGAAAAATTGAGAGATGGCCAGTAGTAGACAAGTACTTCTTGTCTATCCAGGAAAAATGGAACGAGAGGTTTTTTTCTCGATAGAAGGATGAATTTCCTAAGCTATTACTACTTGTCTTTTGTTTGATTGGGATGTACTATCTATTTACTGATTAACattgtaatcatttaaaatttattaaatataaatttataaaatgattcagataatattgaattcataaatatattaatccaaataaatattatggattgatataattgacttaaatatttaagtccaataaatatgaatttaattaaagtctaaagtaattgatttgggctacaatggatgaacccaatttgttaaactcaatctcatctcattctagagcccatcttggcgccacgtgtgcagatgatgtggcatgccaagtcaaataagaaaaccaatagaatcatgacatgtgtcaaagatgacaagcCCGCTCCATAAAGCCCAAATGTCATGTCACTTCAATCTGATTGGCTGAACGGAATCCTATTCTAatcgcaactcctctattctaaaactataaataagggtcctcataattcaaaaaagggacagaaaattctaaacaagaagctagagaaactctgtggtacaaacgccatttaattctctacaaagctacaagtttaagaattcaagcattcaagttcaagaacgatcaagatcaagaccaccgaattcaagaacaagctcgaagcccttgagttcaaataaaagtcaagatcaagataaagttcaagttcaagttcatcatagattcaagaacaagctttaaagcccttgaatttatatttgaaaaggcgaattcagaggaattatagagattgtaacactcgcatttgaaataataaaatcgattgttgctataattttccgttcttgattattgttttctcgacgcgaattttattgtctacaaaCATGGCCGAGCTCTTTTCCTCTTAAGCTCttttattttgtgaatatgTTTCAGATGTTCGAAGCCTATCTTTGatcttaatttcattttatctaTTCTACATCCGCAAGTACTTATTTGAATACCCCTCCTTCCATACTTTTGCTTTCACTTTGATTTGCAACAATTGTGATACTGCCATCTTTTTTCCActtaaaacagaaaaaaaaaaaaaaactcacactttgggAAGAGTATGTTCTGTATTAATGGAAACAGCCTCATAGAAACACTCGATGACTATCCAGTCATTTTAGCTAAAAGGATAGTTAAATCTACAACAGGTAAAAAAACAGTAATACTCTTCTCAACATATATACTCCTAAATATAAGTAATTACCCAATTAACTTCTTCTTATCTACACAGGCTTGTCAAATAGATACAATACATTGACGGTCAACTCACACTAGCAAATCAGGACCAACTTTTCCGCACCATGGCCTGCCTGGGTTGCAACATTACATTCCCAAGAAGTACTTCCTCGAGACCATTCTGctgcatacattgcgatagaTCTTCTATGCTCATCCCAAGGTATAATCAACATTTACACTTTTAAGCTATTATCATCTGCACCTACTCTTTTACGGTATTCTCAAAATAATAACCATCACCCTCCCCTTCTACACATAGAGTGCAATTTGACATCACAGTTACCGACAATACTGGTTCGGCAACGGCTTGCATTTCTGATAAAATCGCTGAAAAAATGTTATCTCTCAACAGAAGAGATTTACAAAATTTGTCAGGCgaagatatttctcaaattgCACTTAAATCTGATAAACCAATCATATAATTAATCACTCACTTTTTCCTTACAGAACCACctgttgaatccatcccattttttagtcaactttagctattcaattggtacaaacaattgttaaaaaggaatattaattagagttgaaaagaaaagatttggtagttggcaaattgataagatttgcaaccattcttgactttgctatatttacatatgtcattagtgacataggcaTGGTTTTATCCTTTTATAAATAGAGCATTTTTGCTCATTTGTAaaacacaccaagttagagagaaaaaccattttgagagcaacgtgaggtattccatagactacataagaaaatagtctgtgaagaaaaatagagtgtaaGCGATATTTTAATAAGatggaaaccaaaagagtgttgttccttttgagtatgtagtagtcactttgagtattatattcgtgactacacagtgtaaaattccttactatagtaatatcaattgctcctcttggcccgtggatttttcccttattcagaacggtttccacgtaaaatttttggtgtcgttattttctcattttatttttattacttttaccatatatatttttgcgcTCGTCCGCGTTTTCCCAACACCACCAACAGCTTCACCAACAGTTGTGCAACAACCTAGGAGAACTGACATACAGAATTCAAATGAAAAAACTGTTCTCCAGAAATCGCGAAACATCAGCTGCAAAATTGACTGTTCTCAATTATGAAGAAAAATGCAACCCCACTCAATCAGCACCAACGGTCATAGCCGAAGCAACAAAGCGCAAACCGATGGAAACGAGCACCAAACCGTCCAGCAGTAAACAGAAGACCGCCATCGCAGCCCCTTCAAAAAGGGACTTAAAGATAAAGCTCTCTTCCTCAACTTGCCACTCTTcaccttctcttcttcttcttccttctacTAAAACAACTACTCTCACACATGCTTTTGCAGGAAGTTTTTGCATCAAAGTGAACTTAAGCTTTTATCAATGCACTGCTTTCACATGAAGTTTTGGTCAATGCACTGCCAAAAAAGCAACAAACTACTTCCAACACAAAGGTAATCTACTATGTCACTATCTAAATGTGCTTTATACTTTCTTGTCACTTCTTATACAATCTGCTTTCAACATTTTTCACCCCACCTATTCATACAGTAcatatttacattattttttttagtattcaTTTGCACTTATTTGAAGCTTTCCAGCTCCATTCTTATTAAAACCTCCACAATCGAAACCCCTCTTCTTCGCAATTGCAGATATTTTGTGAACTACGACGCATCAACATCACTTGCTAAGTATGACACACAGCTGAATCGTGCACAGGGTTCCCTTTTTCTTCGCAAATATGTAAATAACTATGAAACATGGCCGAATCGTGCACAGGAAGTGCAATAACAAGTATGATAATGCTTATATATGTATTGCCAATCCATGATATAAACTACCTTCAGCAACAGTCCCCTGTACAGCCCGTGCTCGCACGGGCATCAccatctagtatatatatataagaagagTAAATAGCACACTACTTTCCATCAACACGTGTGCTTAATTGAAATTACGTAAAATTTTGAAGGGTACTTTTGTCCTTCTCTCTTTGTCTTCACACGTGGTTCCTTATCTTCTCTCCATCAATAGTAACGTCACCGCCAAACTTTACCATCTAGCTCTTCGTCTCCAAACGTTTATGCTCGCTTCATACTTTCTTCTTCTCGAAGTTACTTCGGTGGAGCTTATAACTACCCATTACCTCAGGCAAGCATACTCTACAATGATTTTATTTTGCAATCCTTTTTAATGTGTTTGTATCCCacaatttttttgggttttttcaCCCCTTCCGCTTCAGAGATTTGAATTGTTAAGGGCCTCTAGGATTAGTTGAGCTTTCCAGTTGAAGTACTGAACATCACACGCCGCCTCAAGCCGTTAATTGTACTTTCGCCGCCAAACTTTACCTTATTGATTAGGTGCTCCGCTGAAGTTTGCAGCTATCTATTACCTTACGTAAGCATATTCCACAATGTTTTTCCATTATTTTGGTTCCTTAGCTATACTTCAGCGATTTCGTTTTCTCATCcttttttgatttgtttataTTCACGGGTTTTGTGGGTTTTTTCACTCTTCCTGTTTCAGTCGctatttgttgttgtttgtaTCACTGCCCTTTGCCTCATCTTAGCGAGCGTGGTATGCAAGATTTTAACTGCTATATTTGCCATGATCAACTGATTTTCTCAGAGTAGTTCTCCCTCTGAAAAATTCTGTTTAAGACTGAATTCATAATGTTCAGTTCTTTCTCATCCCTTCGACCATGATTTGAGCCATAATTGTAAAGTGATTTTTGCTTGTCTGTATAGGTAGTACCAGAGTTCTATTCACATTCACAAAAATGG is part of the Solanum lycopersicum chromosome 1, SLM_r2.1 genome and harbors:
- the LOC138343230 gene encoding uncharacterized protein, giving the protein MSPFEALYGRQCRSPIGWFDSVEMDFLDTDFLRDAMEQVWCDEDWKEGKLRSRCIGPFEILSRVGEVAYKLAFPPSLLGVHPVFHVSMLWKYIPDESHVLSLDSVELDLDLTYEEEHIAILDRHARKLRTKELVLVKVQWKHRSVREATWETESDMHSRYPQLFEALGTFFYFMFEDEHDF